A single candidate division WOR-3 bacterium DNA region contains:
- a CDS encoding tetratricopeptide repeat protein — translation MKKLILLGFIVLFIGCPSPSLNTARIEYFNRQDFQRAKAVCLEGIKNDPSNFELFAILGGSEIALGNWQPASDALIKAFEIDSLKMSTWLAKQPNSEQYYYQPFYYAARDLFTKGKYEDALKDLKYAEKINPSDARTYTLRGAIYHQTGEIDKAKEQYTKALKVDPDNPDVHFLIGKSLFESKKYDSSMVYFEEAIKNYITTNELNKKVLFSNLPSPDKELEHEILRLWRDKKNNRKKLDEIVKVKLGHDGGLGAVERALEKFYKSNDGLARSYYLLGMAYYNLRDDSTALKNILTSLTFVPDDLDALFYAGELFLRAKKYQEAIKKFETITKLKEDDIYAWFYLAVCYTQLKKYKKAIDLYEGKVLVLSPKNIEAMTNLAYCYREIGNNKKALEYLTKADKLQKEQQ, via the coding sequence ATGAAGAAACTGATATTGTTGGGTTTTATTGTTCTTTTTATAGGGTGCCCGTCGCCTTCTCTGAATACCGCACGCATTGAATATTTCAACCGACAGGATTTTCAGCGGGCAAAAGCAGTCTGCTTAGAGGGAATAAAGAATGACCCCAGCAACTTTGAACTTTTCGCTATTTTGGGAGGAAGTGAAATAGCACTTGGAAACTGGCAGCCTGCATCTGACGCCTTAATCAAGGCGTTTGAAATTGATTCATTAAAGATGTCCACATGGCTTGCCAAACAACCAAATAGTGAACAGTATTATTATCAACCTTTTTACTATGCAGCAAGGGATTTATTTACCAAAGGGAAGTATGAGGATGCTTTGAAAGATTTGAAGTACGCCGAAAAGATTAATCCGTCGGATGCACGGACATACACCCTGCGGGGCGCGATATACCATCAAACGGGCGAGATCGATAAAGCGAAAGAACAGTATACAAAGGCATTGAAAGTGGATCCAGATAATCCCGATGTTCATTTTCTCATTGGAAAATCGCTGTTCGAAAGCAAAAAATATGACAGTAGTATGGTGTACTTCGAGGAGGCTATAAAGAATTACATAACTACAAATGAATTGAATAAAAAAGTTTTATTCTCCAATCTTCCCTCACCCGATAAAGAACTGGAGCATGAAATTTTAAGACTATGGCGTGACAAGAAAAACAACCGCAAAAAACTCGATGAGATAGTAAAGGTAAAACTCGGCCATGACGGCGGTCTGGGTGCAGTGGAACGGGCACTGGAGAAATTTTACAAGAGTAATGACGGTCTGGCGCGTTCCTATTACTTACTGGGAATGGCTTATTATAATCTGCGCGATGACAGTACGGCTTTAAAGAACATACTGACCAGCCTTACCTTTGTTCCTGATGATCTGGATGCATTGTTCTATGCCGGAGAATTGTTTTTGAGAGCCAAGAAATATCAAGAGGCGATCAAGAAGTTTGAGACGATCACAAAATTGAAAGAGGATGATATCTATGCGTGGTTCTACCTGGCGGTCTGTTATACACAATTGAAGAAATATAAGAAGGCGATTGATCTCTATGAAGGTAAGGTTCTGGTTCTCAGTCCCAAAAATATCGAGGCGATGACGAATCTCGCTTACTGTTACCGTGAAATCGGCAATAATAAAAAAGCGCTTGAGTATCTTACAAAGGCAGACAAATTGCAAAAGGAGCAACAATGA
- a CDS encoding SPOR domain-containing protein: MWSLCIINFLVSLSFSPFIKDSIVYAVDIPTRTFMAQSLNGEIVDHCMDNFLYALTGRYLYKIDPDNLSVCDRIPLPQRFNHLTTNKEKIILISSEEIVLLNKTNFAFEAGIGIERGDYYPLVTSEGSSIVRHGSRIYLAIDSDKKSIIKIFDLSNGRLVKKSTLSRILDYRYDSKENQLTILGFNKKLTIYTLGLKKRKTLNLNFQATGFIKYDGGYLLHNKEGLFFIDESGRLIDFLPLLNQKKEELGKLLFLTEKGILSVDSLTLRPNFILKNSGKLKDILYVDYVNYALGVDDGGRFYLIGLKDRKIEPIMKRKPVVEEIKPVVSVKKSDSLWYFQLGAFNNYDNALKLFNELRQKNIPVFIDSTGLYRIKLGGFIKKDIGIEIIEKLQLNGWFIFQKKLIQYGTSRFYIGSEEYILKNGVITRRKI, encoded by the coding sequence ATGTGGAGTCTCTGCATAATCAACTTCCTGGTTTCACTGTCTTTCAGTCCGTTTATAAAAGATTCTATTGTCTACGCCGTGGATATACCGACCAGGACCTTTATGGCACAATCTCTGAATGGAGAGATCGTCGATCACTGTATGGATAATTTCTTATATGCACTCACCGGTCGATACCTCTACAAAATAGACCCGGATAATCTGTCGGTCTGCGACCGAATACCCCTGCCCCAACGATTCAACCATCTGACCACCAACAAAGAAAAAATAATATTGATCTCTTCAGAGGAGATTGTTCTACTCAATAAAACCAATTTTGCCTTTGAGGCGGGCATTGGAATCGAACGAGGGGATTATTATCCTCTTGTCACTTCAGAAGGCAGCAGTATCGTAAGGCACGGTTCAAGAATTTACCTTGCAATTGATTCTGATAAAAAAAGTATTATCAAGATTTTCGACCTATCAAACGGAAGGCTCGTTAAAAAATCAACGCTCAGCCGTATTCTGGATTACCGGTATGATTCCAAAGAAAATCAATTGACCATCCTCGGATTCAATAAAAAGTTAACGATTTATACGCTCGGTCTTAAAAAGCGGAAAACGCTCAATCTAAATTTTCAGGCAACCGGATTTATAAAATATGACGGAGGTTATCTTCTGCACAACAAGGAAGGTCTGTTTTTTATCGACGAATCCGGCAGGCTGATTGATTTCCTGCCGTTATTAAATCAGAAGAAAGAAGAACTCGGGAAATTGCTCTTCCTCACTGAAAAAGGAATTTTATCCGTGGATTCTCTGACGCTCAGACCGAATTTCATTCTGAAGAACAGCGGGAAACTCAAAGACATTCTTTATGTCGATTATGTGAATTATGCTCTGGGAGTCGACGACGGCGGAAGATTCTATCTCATTGGTCTGAAAGACAGAAAGATCGAACCGATTATGAAACGAAAACCGGTCGTTGAAGAGATTAAACCGGTGGTCTCCGTAAAAAAATCCGATTCACTCTGGTATTTCCAGCTCGGCGCATTCAATAATTATGATAATGCATTAAAACTGTTCAATGAACTTCGGCAAAAGAATATTCCGGTCTTCATCGATTCAACCGGGTTATACCGTATCAAACTGGGAGGCTTTATAAAAAAAGACATCGGTATTGAAATCATTGAAAAATTACAACTCAACGGCTGGTTCATTTTCCAAAAAAAGCTCATCCAGTACGGAACGAGCAGGTTCTATATCGGCTCAGAAGAATATATATTAAAGAACGGTGTAATAACAAGGAGGAAGATATGA
- a CDS encoding RidA family protein: MKKIIKTDKAPAAIGAYSQAIVAGDFVFTAGQIAISPETNQMLEGDVAEQTKQVLENIKAVLNAAGSDLSKVVKATVYLTAPEHFAPMNEVYSRYFAEEPPARVAVFVKSLPKNALVEIDAIACL, translated from the coding sequence ATGAAAAAAATCATCAAGACCGACAAGGCACCTGCGGCAATCGGTGCCTATTCCCAGGCAATTGTAGCAGGAGATTTTGTCTTCACCGCCGGTCAAATTGCAATCTCACCGGAAACCAATCAGATGCTTGAAGGAGATGTGGCAGAACAAACAAAACAGGTGCTTGAAAACATCAAAGCCGTTCTCAATGCAGCGGGAAGTGATCTGTCAAAGGTGGTCAAGGCAACGGTGTATTTAACTGCACCCGAACATTTTGCTCCGATGAATGAAGTTTACAGTCGATACTTCGCTGAAGAACCGCCCGCCCGGGTCGCCGTTTTTGTAAAGTCATTACCTAAAAACGCCCTTGTGGAAATAGATGCAATCGCCTGTTTATAA
- the rnc gene encoding ribonuclease III translates to MQSPVYKTIEKELGVRFKRRSLLKRALTHSSYIQDQPTSGLSSNEVLEFLGDAVLELITREYLYKKFPDATEGKLSKMKRNYTSTDALYRFGMSLNIGRFLLMDKGEEQTGGRKRVSNIAGAMEAIIGALYLDQGLSAVKKFLDRTLFRKIIAEQKDYKSYLNEWIMKKQYTLSYKVIKETGPQHDKKFHVALYVNNKKVATGCGETKKRAEQKAAEKFLNKLSVTPDEH, encoded by the coding sequence ATGCAATCGCCTGTTTATAAAACGATCGAAAAAGAACTGGGAGTAAGATTCAAACGGCGGTCATTGTTGAAAAGAGCACTGACGCACTCCTCTTATATCCAGGATCAACCGACATCCGGTTTATCCTCAAATGAAGTGCTTGAATTTCTCGGCGATGCGGTTCTTGAATTAATTACAAGAGAATATCTGTACAAAAAATTTCCTGACGCGACTGAAGGAAAACTCAGCAAAATGAAGAGGAACTACACGAGCACCGATGCACTTTATCGTTTTGGAATGAGTTTGAATATTGGAAGATTTCTGCTGATGGATAAAGGAGAAGAACAGACCGGCGGTAGAAAAAGGGTTTCTAATATCGCCGGCGCAATGGAAGCGATCATCGGTGCCCTGTATCTTGATCAGGGATTAAGTGCCGTCAAAAAATTCCTCGACCGTACCCTATTTAGAAAAATAATTGCAGAACAGAAAGATTATAAATCATATCTGAATGAGTGGATAATGAAAAAGCAGTATACTCTCTCCTATAAGGTCATCAAAGAAACCGGACCTCAACACGATAAAAAATTCCATGTCGCCCTCTATGTGAACAACAAAAAAGTCGCTACTGGCTGTGGAGAAACGAAGAAGAGGGCTGAACAGAAAGCCGCGGAGAAATTTTTGAATAAATTATCCGTCACTCCTGATGAACACTAA
- a CDS encoding nucleotide pyrophosphohydrolase, which yields MELNSYQELIKKIYFDKDSKRGIAETFNWFIEEIGELAQAVRKGDSKRIKEEFADCLAWLLSVGSILNINAEDAMDKYRHGCPKCKKTPCECKENRQ from the coding sequence ATGGAATTAAATTCCTATCAGGAACTGATTAAAAAAATTTATTTTGATAAGGATTCAAAACGGGGAATTGCCGAAACATTCAACTGGTTCATCGAAGAAATCGGAGAACTCGCACAGGCGGTCAGAAAAGGTGACAGTAAAAGAATTAAAGAAGAATTCGCCGACTGCCTCGCCTGGCTTCTCTCTGTAGGTTCTATTCTGAACATCAATGCAGAAGATGCAATGGACAAATACAGACATGGCTGTCCCAAATGCAAAAAAACACCCTGTGAGTGCAAGGAAAACAGGCAATAG